One window from the genome of Crassostrea angulata isolate pt1a10 chromosome 2, ASM2561291v2, whole genome shotgun sequence encodes:
- the LOC128172986 gene encoding uncharacterized protein LOC128172986, translating to MVVKHCAWGDCRSDNRYSFKENMQGVDFVKFPSKHTDVDRCKKWVKACGRANFTLDKVTRDTYICTKHFYSGNGTFKYPDPVPYGITGPEMEHFVFKNKKRRGPLPRTTAGRFIQTETEELVSEPKQKQNPTALHDHNMYTSHVKDCGSGDGLKVGVASDTSSVQTSMESEMELLTLETDTLEIEITTDENNTMHDVHNGRVMTDMAVQTDLTFNDLKDCTDQDLQGGSLSRTIFVKNVTKDDTSCKFYTGVTLATLMLIFDVIRSKAERMRYWQGSARDLPDAPNGNKRGPVRVLSSFEEFLLTLVRIRRGLDVEVLADIFAISCSSISRIFITWINLLQLELKFLIQWPTRDQICLKLPKVFKCFPRTRAVIDCTEFFIQRPSLPSSQRVTWSSYKHHNTVKLLVSISPSGSFTFISKLWAGSASDKKIVEESGFLNNLEYGDDIMADRGFMISGALALKGCTLNIPPFTCGKQLSSRATTKTRRIARARIHVERAIGDLKSFKILQGIIPLKIKPYLDHIVCICTALCNLNNRRVK from the exons ATGGTCGTTAAACATTGTGCGTGGGGTGATTGTCGCAGTGACAATAgatattcttttaaagaaaatatgcaaggcgttgattttgtcaaatttcCAAGTAAACATACGGATGTAGACCGCTGTAAAAAGTGGGTCAAAGCCTGTGGTCGTGCTAATTTCACTTTGGACAAAGTGACAAGAGACACATACATTTGTACGAAGCATTTTTACAGCGGAAATGGGACTTTTAAGTATCCAGACCCTGTGCCGTACGGTATCACAGGCCCAGAGATGGAACACTTCGTCTTCAAAAACAAGAAAAGACGAGGCCCCTTGCCAAGAACTACAGCTGGGCGTTTCATACAAACGGAAACAGAAGAACTTGTAAGTGAACCAAAACAGAAGCAAAACCCAACAGCTTTACATGATCATAACATGTACACATCCCATGTAAAAGACTGTGGAAGCGGAGATGGCCTGAAGGTGGGTGTGGCTAGTGACACTAGTAGCGTACAAACATCGATGGAGTCTGAGATGGAGTTGTTGACATTAGAAACGGATACTCTGGAGATTGAAATCACTACAGATGAAAACAATACAATGCATGATGTACATAATG GTAGAGTCATGACAGACATGGCAGTGCAGACAGATTTGACATTTAATGATCTTAAGGACTGCACTGACCAAGATCTTCAAGGGGGAAGTCTGAGCCGTACCATCTTTGTGAAGAATGTTACCAAGGATGACACATCCTGTAAATTCTATACAG GTGTGACATTGGCCACTCTGATGTTGATCTTTGATGTAATCCGAAGCAAGGCAGAGAGAATGAGATACTGGCAGGGAAGTGCAAGAGACCTACCTGATGCCCCAAATGGAAAT AAAAGAGGACCTGTACGTGTACTATCCTCCTTTGAAGAATTTCTGCTAACCCTTGTAAGAATCAGAAGAGGCCTTGATGTTGAGGTATTGGCTGACATCTTCGCCATATCTTGCTCGAGTATAAGCCGCATATTTATAACCTGGATTAATTTGTTACAACTAGAACTCAAGTTTTTAATCCAATGGCCGACCAGAGATCAAATTTGTCTGAAATTACCTAAAGTGTTCAAGTGCTTTCCAAGAACTAGAGCTGTGATTGACTGCACTGAGTTTTTTATTCAACGACCAAGCCTACCATCTAGCCAGCGTGTGACATGGAGTTCATACAAACACCATAACACTGTTAAACTATTGGTTTCTATTTCCCCATCAGGctcatttacatttatttcaaaactttggGCTGGTTCTGCATCAGATAAAAAGATAGTTGAAGAATCTGGGTTTCTGAATAACTTAGAGTATGGTGATGATATAATGGCTGATAGGGGTTTTATGATAAGTGGTGCTCTCGCTCTTAAAGGTTGCACTTTAAATATACCACCCTTTACATGTGGAAAACAGCTGAGCAGCAGAGCAACAACTAAGACTAGGAGAATAGCAAGAGCCAGAATACATGTGGAAAGAGCTATAGGGGACTTGAAAAGTTTTAAGATTCTTCAAGGTATTATTCCATTGAAAATTAAACCCTATTTAGATCATATTGTATGCATATGTACTGCTCTTTGCAATCTAAACAACAGAAGAGTAAAGTAG
- the LOC128172984 gene encoding uncharacterized protein LOC128172984: MSAAFSEKTVPQLHEFLKTKGISVAGYKKNVLVKIAEFIFNFKCPTDPDFTGDNTEKVIKERYKTAGCDVNPFKLTGFTSDLSNIPNFTLYDIFNYLLLHRADYDKKKLKAFKSAEDYRLYYDGHVEHLECVRNGQTFVFKTRVKPTQRDKTFDQKKYYESWFIISNATGEVLAAYCECPGGADGACRHIGASLYELESYEQKSVTDGPCQWKKRPQAHDQPVEISKLKIHKASYSDRNAPIEEGKNAFFDPRHLNDRAPISEEDKTDFARKLHQINPDACALEFLPLPEIQDVNEKVNKSAVPLNIITKANNFLKENPDISNTDELSSKLFENLKFSCEEISNIQEMTLGQSENKCWFEMRKGLLTASNFEKICTSKSYNDSLLAELMGYVQKPSNKFSTMCCDWGLKMEPKVRKLYKISECRKHKKLKIFEHGLKISEQHPFIACSIDGLVSCLCHSNKLIEIKCPFSLRNKHPKEAAQMKGCILENGTWHVTADGPYYHQIQGQLGIYGLQQCDLIIYTTKGYVVIPVYYDDNFFQMMVSKLKKFYVSNVLQELITGDVKKAIAQES; the protein is encoded by the exons ATGTCGGCTGCCTTCAGCGAAAAAACAGTTCCACAATTGCACGAGTTTCTCAAAACAAAGGGGATTTCAGTTGCTGGGTATAAAAAGAATGTGTTGGTTAAAATagcagaatttattttcaactttAAATGCCCTACAGATCCTGATTTTACTGGCGATAACACAGAGAAGGTCATCAAAGAGAGATATAAAACAGCAGGCTGCGATGTAAACCCTTTTAAACTTACTGGCTTCACTTCAGACCTTTCCAATATTCCAAACTTTACTCTTTATGATATATTCAATTATCTGCTTTTACACCGGGCTGATTATGACAAAAAGAAGCTCAAAGCTTTCAAAAGCGCAGAAGATTATAGACTGTACTATGACGGGCATGTGGAACATTTAGAATGTGTGCGTAATGGACAAACGTTTGTTTTCAAGACAAGAGTAAAACCTACTCAGAGGGACAAGACATTCGATCAAAAGAAATACTATGAATCTTGGTTTATCATTTCAAATGCCACTGGGGAAGTTTTGGCTGCATACTGTGAATGTCCCGGAGG AGCAGACGGAGCTTGTAGACATATCGGTGCAAGTTTGTATGAACTGGAAAGTTATGAGCAGAAATCCGTCACGGATGGTCCATGCCAATGGAAAAAAAGGCCACAAGCACATGATCAGCCAGTAGAAATAAGCAAACTAAAGATCCACAAGGCAAGCTACAG TGACAGGAATGCGCCAATTGAGGAAGGAAAAAATGCCTTCTTTGATCCTCGACATTTAAATGACAGAGCCCCCATTAGCGAGGAAGACAAAACTGACTTTGCCCGTAAACTCCATCAg ATTAACCCAGATGCTTGTGCTCTTGAATTCCTCCCTCTTCCAGAAATACAAGATGTAAACGAAAAAGTTAACAAATCAGCAGTGCCACTTAACATTATAACAAAAGCGAATAACTTCCTGAAAGAAAATCCCGACATCTCTAATACTGATGAGCTTTCTtctaaattgtttgaaaatttgaagttttCGTGTGAGGAAATATCCAACATACAGGAAATGACTTTGGGCCAAAGTGAAAACAAATGTTGGTTTGAAATGAGGAAAGGTCTCCTGACagcatcaaattttgaaaaaatatgtacCAGTAAATCTTATAATGATAGCTTGCTAGCTGAACTGATGGGTTATGTCCAAAAACCTTCAAACAAATTCAGTACAATGTGTTGTGACTGGGGACTGAAAATGGAACCTAAAGTGCGCAAACTGTATAAAATCAGTGAATgtagaaaacataaaaaactcAAAATCTTTGAGCATGGACTTAAAATTTCTGAGCAACACCCATTTATTGCTTGTAGCATTGATGGACTAGTGTCTTGCTTATGTCATTCTAACAAACTTATTGAAATTAAGTGTCCGTTTTCATTGCGGAACAAGCACCCGAAGGAAGCAGCGCAAATGAAAGGATGCATTCTGGAGAATGGAACATGGCATGTAACAGCAGATGGACCTTATTACCACCAGATTCAAGGCCAGCTTGGTATCTATGGCTTGCAGCAATGTGACTTGATTATCTATACAACTAAAGGATATGTAGTAATACCTGTGTATTATGATGACAATTTCTTTCAGATGATggtttcaaagttaaaaaagttCTATGTTTCAAATGTATTACAAGAGTTGATAACAGGTGATGTAAAAAAAGCAATTGCTCAAGAGTCTTAA